The genomic region TACATTTTGATTGCAATCTACAACTGGGCGACGGATGACAAACCCAGGCATACTTGTCAACTGCTGTTTGCGTGCTTGTGCAAACAATTTCGGTGCGTGTATGACTTGCAGTCGATACAATTTTATTCCCATTGCTACGCAAGTCCCCATCAGGACGCTCCATACAAGTAGCAGCCGCAATAAGGGCAAGCGGTTGCTCTTTTGTTGCTGATTTGAAACTGGCTTTTCTACTGTCCGAGGTTGCTTCAGTCGTTGGCGATGCTGAGGGCGGTTTGCTTGGCTGCGATCGCGGTTTTTAGCAGTACGACGCTGACGACGGGCATCAGAAGAAGGAAAGATAGACATTTTCAGTAATGCGTGGTGAGGGAGCAGGGAGCACACGAGCGCACGAGCAGGGAATTGGGAGTTGTAGGGGCGGGTTTAGCAAATAAATTGACAGCCTCAACCGGAAATCTTCGCTCAAAACCCGCCCATACAGGGGAGTAACTGATAGCTGATAACTGATAACTGATAACTGATAACTGTCTAGTAACCTAGTGGCAAAGAAGTCAAACGAGGAGGTTGAGTTGCGGGTGAAACTGGCTTTGGCGCTCTGGTAGTCTGGCTAGCAGGCTCTAGAGCGATCGCTTCAGCAGGGCTAGGATACACCAGTCCCGTTTCTGGTTCCTGTGCTTGCGTTGCTAAATCATTTTTTAGCACTGCATTTTTTTGCATCAATTGCCGCTCTTGTTTTTTTAATTCTTCTAGTTGACTGCGCGCTTCTTGCCATGAGCTTTGGGAGTACGCCGACCAGCCATAAGCTACAAGTAATGCAGTCACTAATAGAGCAGTCACAGCCGCACAGCGATTTTGTAAGTGGCGCAAGCTAGTCAGCCATACAGGAGCCGATCGCGAACTACTCAAAGGTCTGATGCTCTTGGTATTAGCAGGCACTGGTTTTTGCCGCTGGCGATTGGAAACACGAGTTTTAGGAGCCTTAGCCATCATACTTAGCCATCATACTTTGGGCAGATGAACACCCCAATTCTAATGGCAACTTTCTCTAACAGATACTCTCGTCAACTTTGTTAAAGAAATATTATTCACTGAAGAAGTCGATAGAAGACATTCTGTCCCCTGTCTTCTGTCTCCTGTCCCCTGTCCCCTGTCATAAAAGTACTGTTTAATTTCTCACACTCAAAGTTACGTCCAGAGAGGGAAGATATTTGACATCAGGAACGACTTAAATAAAACTTTAATTTTGAGGGCATGGCATCCATACTTGAAGTATAAGCTTTATAAATGAAGCACTGTACTGCAAGTAAATAAATTCAACCAATCGTCAAAACCCTCAGTCCAGGCTGTATATCAGCCGTCAACTTAAGCCGCTATAGTTCCGGTAGTGTAAAAAAAGTCAACAAATGCGGTATCGTGATCAAGAGCGGCTCGTTCATTTTTACCGCATTTGGTGAAAGAGGAGTTATGAACAAAAAATTCATCGGTTTAGCTTTAGTTTTCAGCTTATTGGGCGGCTTTTTAGGAGCCTGTGGTGATGCTGGTGGTGGTGGCGGTACTGGTACTAGCCCCTCTCCTGCTGAATCCCCTTCTCCTGCTGCTACCCCCTAATCGCAGCGATCGAGTCAAAAGCTCGCTCTCTATTAATTTTCAAGATCTCCTGCACAGCAACAATTCTCAGCCTTATCCCCCTGTGAAAGCTGCTGTTGTGGGAGATTTTTTTTCAGTTATCAGTTGTCAGGGTGTGGGGTGTAGGGTGTAGTGAGTGAAGAAGGAATGCACAATAACCGATCGCTGGTCGCTGGTCACTGGTCACTAGTCACTTAATTCTTATACTCGTACCGCGATCGCCCAGGGAAGCAAAATCTAAAGTCTCTCCTGCTTCTAAGGCGGCGCGAATGGCACTCGTGTTTGGTTCGATTGAAGTGGTTGTGAACCGTTCGGGGAGTTGCTGCGGTAAGAGATCTGGTTTAAGGATTAAGGGGGCTTTACCACCATTTTTGGATAAAGACAGCCGATAACGAGTAGTTTCAATCGTCTTGAGTTGCTGCGACTCAAAAAACCACTTCAATCGCTCTTTTAAGAGTTGCGATCGCCTTTCATCCGCTCTAGCTAGCTCCATTAGACGTTGCGCTTCTGCTTTTCTCGCCTCAGCACGCGCTTGCATTTCCGAGATCAAAGCCGCGTATCCATCCAACTTGCGATCGCGTTCTGTTCCTAGCTGTTGTAACCATTCGTTGAGGATTTCTTGTTGTTGGGTGTCGTCTCCAGCTTCATCTAGGATTTCATTTAATCGCTCTAAATCTTCACCAATACTAAAGAGCGATCGCGATCTAGATTGGGGCAAGTTATTTTCAGATGAATTTTTTTCGGCTGAATGAGATGGAGTCACCTTTCAAGTGTCCTAATTCAATTGGTCATGGGTAATTGGTAACGCTTGTGGAAGTCAAAAGTCAAAAACTCTACACAAATGACCAATGACTGACTACCAATTACCTCTCATCATAAGCAAATAATTATCAGCTTTCTTGCAGAATCGGTTGGGCTTCTGGTTCTGGTAAGGAACGAAGATGATTCAAAAATTGTTGTAGTTCCTGCTGGCTGAGCTGCTGACGGCTGGATTTGCCGAATTTATCTTGTAAGTATAGCCGTCCTTGGCTACTCGACCAACCAACACGCTTTAATTCTGCTGTGGTTTGTTCGAGCAATACCGAGTCTACTTTGCTAGGATTGACGACATATCGATTCATCGGCTGCCTAGTATTGAGTCTTTGTGGTGTCCTTTCTGGATCGTCATCTGATGGGAGACAAAAGCAAGAACGGACGGCGTATTTTGTGGCTCCTGTAATCGCTTTATATACAGCTTTATCGCCAGTAGGACGACTATCTTTCCACGAATAGTCTTCGGCGTAACCTGGCGCGCTGACACTTAAAGACTCACCTGTTTCTGTATCTACAATTGTTAAGCGGACGACTACTGAAGCTCGTCCCGGCTCGATGTGAGATTCAATACAATCTGCGATCGCGATTAATCC from Chroococcidiopsis sp. SAG 2025 harbors:
- a CDS encoding ERF family protein, which gives rise to MSETLTSATTTSETATHTKSQLYKKILAVQKDLQPLEKTGWNDFQKYSYTTAGDVLLPVHKACSEQGLIAIADCIESHIEPGRASVVVRLTIVDTETGESLSVSAPGYAEDYSWKDSRPTGDKAVYKAITGATKYAVRSCFCLPSDDDPERTPQRLNTRQPMNRYVVNPSKVDSVLLEQTTAELKRVGWSSSQGRLYLQDKFGKSSRQQLSQQELQQFLNHLRSLPEPEAQPILQES
- a CDS encoding siphovirus Gp157 family protein, with the translated sequence MTPSHSAEKNSSENNLPQSRSRSLFSIGEDLERLNEILDEAGDDTQQQEILNEWLQQLGTERDRKLDGYAALISEMQARAEARKAEAQRLMELARADERRSQLLKERLKWFFESQQLKTIETTRYRLSLSKNGGKAPLILKPDLLPQQLPERFTTTSIEPNTSAIRAALEAGETLDFASLGDRGTSIRIK